A genomic window from Luteolibacter sp. LG18 includes:
- a CDS encoding TerC family protein yields the protein MIASLLDFHWFSDPQAWGALLTLSLLEIVLGIDNIVFISILVDRLPEEQRKKGRLLGLGLAMIARLLLLLSITWIMGLKDPFFHFSVHPTLWDMMPDAAAHGGRLGVSVKDLILLVGGGFLIYKSTKEIHHKLDGEEEQSATKKAAASFGAMLVQIAVIDIVFSLDSVITAVGMVNDPTRVSLMMTAVVISIGVMMLASSAVSNFVSKHPSVKMLALSFLILIGTALIAEGLHFHLPKGYIYFSMAFSLAVELLNLKLRSKHKAPAAAEI from the coding sequence ATGATTGCCTCGCTCCTGGACTTCCATTGGTTCTCCGATCCCCAAGCCTGGGGAGCGCTGCTGACCCTCAGCCTGCTCGAGATCGTCCTCGGCATCGACAACATCGTCTTCATCTCGATCCTGGTCGACCGCCTGCCGGAAGAGCAGCGGAAAAAGGGCCGCCTGCTCGGCCTCGGTCTCGCCATGATCGCGCGCTTGCTGCTGCTGCTCTCGATCACCTGGATCATGGGCCTGAAGGATCCGTTCTTCCATTTCTCCGTGCACCCGACCCTCTGGGACATGATGCCGGATGCCGCGGCGCACGGCGGACGCCTCGGGGTTTCCGTGAAGGACCTCATCCTGCTCGTCGGGGGTGGCTTCCTGATCTACAAGTCCACGAAGGAAATCCACCACAAGCTGGACGGCGAGGAGGAGCAGAGCGCCACGAAGAAGGCCGCGGCCAGCTTCGGCGCGATGCTGGTGCAGATCGCCGTGATCGACATCGTGTTCTCGCTGGACTCGGTGATCACCGCCGTCGGCATGGTGAACGATCCGACCCGCGTGTCGCTGATGATGACCGCCGTGGTGATCTCCATCGGCGTGATGATGCTGGCTTCCAGCGCGGTCAGCAACTTCGTCTCGAAGCACCCGTCGGTGAAGATGCTCGCGCTGTCCTTCCTGATCCTGATCGGCACCGCGCTGATCGCGGAAGGCCTGCACTTCCACCTTCCGAAGGGCTACATTTACTTCTCGATGGCCTTCTCGCTGGCCGTCGAGCTGCTCAACCTCAAGCTGCGCTCGAAGCACAAGGCTCCGGCCGCCGCCGAGATCTAA
- a CDS encoding SufE family protein, with amino-acid sequence MSIAAKQQELLDELGLFQDWTERYEYVIGLGKKMAPMPEDSRDPAHLIKGCQSQVWLDAKFENGKVRYLADSDSVITKGMIALFVRVLDDETPDAILTADLSYIDQTGLKEHLAPTRANALNLMATQMKQRALHFANQA; translated from the coding sequence ATGAGCATCGCCGCCAAGCAACAGGAACTCCTCGACGAACTCGGCCTCTTCCAGGACTGGACCGAGCGTTACGAATACGTCATCGGCCTCGGGAAAAAGATGGCCCCGATGCCGGAGGACTCCCGCGACCCGGCCCATCTGATCAAGGGCTGCCAGTCCCAGGTCTGGCTCGACGCGAAATTCGAAAACGGCAAGGTCCGCTACCTCGCGGACTCCGATTCGGTGATCACCAAGGGCATGATCGCCCTCTTCGTGCGGGTGCTCGATGACGAGACGCCCGATGCGATCCTCACCGCCGATCTCTCCTACATCGACCAGACCGGCTTGAAGGAGCACCTCGCGCCGACCCGCGCGAATGCCCTCAACCTGATGGCCACCCAAATGAAACAACGCGCCCTGCACTTCGCCAACCAAGCATGA
- a CDS encoding UbiA family prenyltransferase has protein sequence MNSKLHGWLATARIANVPSVISNVWLGIALAVWLRGADDPRALMIKGAVLALSGVLLYIGGNFFNDWHDREWDAKYRPERALPSGLFTPLSYQLRAIRFIGLGVVFAFLISVPAAVVAAAIAVLIVIYTRWHKKAVWPVIPMGLCRALLPVMGFLAVMVDTSKPHPFALSGHAWSLIAVHTAGLLCYIMGLSLNARYESVPNPPVAAKRLARILLFMPVVLIGGWWLRDHALLALVGLVPFLAWSIPLLVRRHSVPVTVSGFLAGIPLVEWMASLPIAMAMVPAGESVFTYPILMNTLVLPALAFMAGRRLQGVASAT, from the coding sequence ATGAATTCGAAACTCCATGGCTGGCTGGCCACCGCGCGGATCGCGAACGTGCCGAGCGTGATTTCCAATGTCTGGCTCGGCATCGCGCTGGCCGTGTGGCTGCGCGGGGCCGATGACCCGCGCGCGCTCATGATCAAGGGCGCGGTGCTGGCGCTCTCCGGCGTGCTGCTCTACATCGGCGGGAATTTCTTCAACGACTGGCACGACCGCGAGTGGGACGCGAAATACCGTCCGGAGCGGGCCCTGCCCAGCGGCCTGTTCACCCCGCTGTCCTACCAGCTCCGCGCGATCCGTTTCATCGGCCTCGGCGTGGTTTTCGCCTTCCTCATCAGCGTGCCCGCGGCGGTGGTCGCGGCCGCCATCGCGGTGCTGATCGTGATCTACACCCGCTGGCACAAGAAAGCCGTGTGGCCGGTGATCCCGATGGGCCTGTGCCGCGCGCTGCTGCCGGTGATGGGATTCCTGGCGGTGATGGTGGATACTTCCAAGCCCCACCCCTTTGCCCTCAGCGGCCACGCCTGGAGCCTGATCGCGGTCCACACCGCCGGGCTGCTGTGCTACATCATGGGGCTGTCCTTGAACGCCCGCTACGAGAGCGTCCCGAATCCGCCGGTAGCGGCCAAACGGCTCGCCCGTATCCTGCTGTTCATGCCGGTGGTGCTGATCGGTGGCTGGTGGTTGCGCGATCACGCGCTGCTGGCGCTGGTCGGCCTGGTGCCGTTCCTGGCGTGGTCGATCCCGCTGCTGGTGCGCCGCCACTCGGTGCCGGTCACGGTGTCCGGCTTCCTGGCGGGCATCCCGCTGGTGGAATGGATGGCCTCGCTGCCGATCGCGATGGCGATGGTTCCCGCCGGTGAGAGCGTGTTCACCTACCCGATCCTGATGAACACGCTGGTCCTGCCCGCCCTCGCCTTCATGGCCGGGCGGCGCTTGCAGGGCGTGGCCTCGGCGACGTAG
- the eboE gene encoding metabolite traffic protein EboE has product MRFGSGHLAYCTNIHPAESWADTFSAISSHAMAVRDSVGGKGEPYAIGLRLSARASLELLEGSGLADFKRWLDEENAYVFTINGFPYGDFHGTRVKEKVFQPDWTTRERLDYTKRLFTILAEILPQGVDGSVSTLPGSHKTFHAEEAPIFAHLEELAVFLDDLAAKTGRDFHLGLEPEPLGHFENTAETLAFFERMKAVSPEPARLLRRLGINYDACHFALQYEEARTSLDALVAAGLRISKIHLSSALALDPRDREAVAALAAFDEPVYFHQVLARHADGGIQRFVDLPDALAARKSGGTEAEEWRVHFHIPLDAEPAPPLRSTRQQVRDVLAWRRDHPDACTHYEIETYTWGVLPRNLHRPVVEQIAAEYRWVMEEC; this is encoded by the coding sequence ATGCGTTTCGGTTCCGGGCATCTGGCCTACTGCACCAACATCCATCCGGCGGAAAGCTGGGCGGACACCTTTTCAGCGATCTCCTCCCACGCCATGGCGGTGCGGGACTCGGTGGGCGGAAAGGGCGAGCCCTACGCCATCGGCCTGCGGCTGTCCGCCCGCGCCTCCCTTGAATTGCTGGAAGGTTCCGGGCTGGCCGATTTCAAGCGCTGGCTGGACGAGGAAAACGCCTACGTCTTCACCATCAACGGCTTCCCCTACGGCGACTTCCACGGCACGCGGGTGAAGGAGAAGGTGTTCCAGCCGGACTGGACCACCCGCGAGCGGCTCGATTACACCAAGCGCCTCTTCACCATCCTGGCGGAAATCCTGCCGCAGGGCGTGGACGGCTCGGTGTCCACCCTGCCCGGTTCCCACAAGACCTTCCACGCGGAGGAGGCCCCGATCTTCGCCCACCTGGAGGAGCTGGCCGTGTTTCTCGACGACCTCGCCGCGAAGACCGGCCGCGACTTCCACCTCGGGCTGGAACCGGAGCCGCTGGGCCACTTCGAGAACACCGCGGAAACGCTGGCGTTCTTCGAGCGCATGAAGGCCGTCTCGCCGGAGCCGGCGCGGCTGCTGCGGCGGCTCGGCATCAACTACGACGCCTGCCACTTCGCACTTCAGTACGAGGAGGCCCGTACTTCGCTCGATGCCCTGGTGGCCGCCGGCCTGCGGATCTCGAAGATCCACCTCTCCTCCGCCCTCGCGCTCGACCCGCGCGATCGTGAGGCCGTGGCCGCGCTCGCCGCCTTCGATGAGCCGGTGTATTTCCACCAGGTCCTCGCCCGCCACGCGGACGGCGGCATCCAGCGCTTCGTCGACCTCCCCGACGCCCTCGCCGCGCGGAAAAGCGGGGGCACGGAGGCGGAGGAATGGCGCGTCCATTTCCACATCCCGCTCGACGCCGAGCCCGCGCCGCCGCTGCGCTCCACCCGCCAGCAGGTGCGGGACGTGCTCGCCTGGCGCCGCGACCACCCGGACGCGTGCACGCATTACGAGATCGAGACCTACACCTGGGGCGTGCTGCCCCGGAACCTGCATCGCCCGGTGGTGGAGCAGATCGCGGCGGAATACCGCTGGGTGATGGAAGAATGTTAA
- a CDS encoding type II toxin-antitoxin system VapC family toxin: protein MITALDSSVILDVVMADPVHRDASLAAIQRAHRDGRLVISDFVIAELHPVLGDSLPELLEDWQVEHVPGSRDAALHAGALFTSWLKSGGKRGRIVADFLIAAHAHHHADRLLTRDAGFSRKHFKHLTIVTPANLR from the coding sequence ATGATCACCGCTCTCGATAGCTCGGTGATCCTGGATGTGGTGATGGCCGATCCCGTTCATCGGGACGCCTCCTTGGCCGCGATCCAGAGGGCCCATCGCGACGGGCGACTGGTGATCAGCGACTTCGTCATCGCGGAGCTGCATCCGGTGCTCGGGGATTCCTTGCCCGAGCTCCTGGAAGATTGGCAGGTGGAGCATGTCCCCGGCTCACGGGACGCGGCCTTGCACGCCGGAGCCCTCTTCACCTCATGGCTGAAAAGCGGCGGCAAGCGCGGCCGGATCGTGGCGGACTTCCTGATCGCCGCCCATGCCCACCATCACGCGGACCGCCTCCTGACCCGGGACGCCGGATTCTCGCGAAAGCATTTCAAGCATCTGACCATCGTCACCCCTGCCAACCTCCGGTAG
- a CDS encoding AbrB/MazE/SpoVT family DNA-binding domain-containing protein, producing the protein MKTTVSEKGQVTIPKALRDRLGLAPGVVLDFHEENGRLVAEKRADADPFAKWSGKGKLPAGIASVDDYLHQIRER; encoded by the coding sequence ATGAAAACCACGGTCTCCGAGAAGGGGCAGGTCACGATTCCCAAGGCGCTGCGTGACCGCCTGGGCCTGGCTCCCGGAGTGGTGCTGGATTTCCATGAAGAGAATGGCCGGCTCGTCGCGGAAAAACGCGCGGATGCCGATCCCTTCGCGAAATGGAGCGGAAAGGGCAAACTGCCCGCGGGGATCGCCTCCGTGGATGATTACCTCCATCAGATCCGCGAACGATGA
- a CDS encoding TIGR00266 family protein encodes MVEIELDPNETVIAEAGAMNYMEDGIAFETKMGDGSTPDSGFMGKLMAVGKRALTGESIFMTHFTNRGAGKRKVTFAAPYPGTVVPVDLSTVGGELLCEKDAFLCAALGTQVGIAFNKKLGAGLFGGEGFILQRLQGDGMAFVHAGGTVIRKELKGERLMVDTGCLVAFTRGIQYDIQRAGNLKSMVFGGEGLFLTTLQGHGTVWLQSMPFSRLAQRITGMYASGKGEGSVLGGLGNLFGD; translated from the coding sequence ATGGTCGAGATCGAACTCGATCCGAACGAAACCGTGATCGCCGAGGCCGGGGCCATGAACTACATGGAGGACGGCATCGCCTTCGAAACCAAGATGGGCGATGGCTCGACGCCGGACAGCGGCTTCATGGGCAAGCTGATGGCCGTGGGCAAACGCGCGCTCACCGGCGAATCGATCTTCATGACCCACTTCACCAACCGTGGCGCGGGCAAGCGGAAGGTCACCTTCGCCGCCCCCTACCCAGGCACGGTGGTCCCGGTGGACCTCTCCACCGTGGGCGGTGAGCTGCTGTGTGAAAAGGATGCCTTCCTCTGCGCCGCGCTCGGCACCCAGGTCGGAATCGCCTTCAACAAGAAGCTCGGCGCGGGCCTCTTCGGCGGCGAGGGCTTCATCCTCCAGCGCCTTCAGGGCGATGGCATGGCCTTCGTCCACGCCGGCGGCACGGTCATCCGGAAGGAACTCAAGGGCGAGCGCCTGATGGTGGACACCGGCTGCCTGGTGGCCTTCACCCGCGGCATCCAGTATGACATCCAGCGCGCCGGAAACCTGAAGTCGATGGTGTTCGGCGGCGAGGGCTTGTTCCTCACCACCCTCCAGGGTCACGGCACCGTATGGCTCCAGAGCATGCCCTTCTCCCGCCTCGCCCAGCGCATCACCGGCATGTATGCGTCAGGCAAGGGCGAAGGCTCGGTGCTCGGTGGACTCGGCAACCTCTTCGGCGACTGA
- a CDS encoding transposase has protein sequence MKPDEDIAKYGLKLPHWQQDHSTYFLTFRQADSIPHSKIAKWKEERAIWMKFHPRPWSDADEMEYHHRFSQAIEHWLDAGEGSCLLEHSSASSIVREVLLGKDGERFLQHTFVVMPNHAHALVSLGPNESLDDLLKIWKGVSARRINLALERSGELWQANYFDRLVRDGEHFWNCARYIRRNPIKAHLPVGRYLLHESDHVRRELDRRERLKE, from the coding sequence TTGAAGCCGGACGAAGACATCGCGAAATACGGCCTCAAACTCCCTCATTGGCAGCAAGACCACTCCACTTACTTCCTCACGTTCCGTCAGGCGGACTCGATTCCGCACTCGAAAATCGCCAAGTGGAAGGAAGAGCGGGCGATCTGGATGAAGTTTCATCCCCGACCGTGGTCGGACGCGGACGAAATGGAATACCACCACCGCTTTTCCCAAGCCATCGAGCATTGGTTGGATGCAGGAGAGGGTTCCTGTTTGTTGGAACACTCATCCGCCTCCTCGATTGTCCGCGAGGTCCTGCTGGGCAAAGACGGGGAACGCTTCCTCCAGCACACTTTCGTCGTGATGCCCAACCACGCGCATGCACTGGTTTCATTGGGTCCCAATGAATCGCTCGACGATCTATTGAAGATCTGGAAAGGCGTTTCAGCCCGTCGGATCAACCTCGCCTTGGAACGCTCGGGAGAATTGTGGCAGGCCAACTACTTCGACCGCCTTGTGCGGGACGGTGAACATTTCTGGAACTGCGCACGCTACATTCGTCGAAATCCTATCAAGGCCCACCTTCCCGTTGGACGATACTTATTACACGAATCGGATCACGTCAGGAGGGAACTGGATCGAAGGGAGCGCCTCAAAGAGTAG
- a CDS encoding deoxycytidylate deaminase: MSRLSIPQYAMALAHVASLRSEDPYRKVGAAALDFDNRVIGTAYNGLAPGFDAPEGFWDDREARQKFMLHAEINLCSLFRRGEAKIVATTTMPCTACMQTLCAYGIKEIYYREAYHASDAPLIAELYGIKLVQVTDYPLG, translated from the coding sequence GTGTCCCGCCTGTCGATCCCGCAATACGCCATGGCGCTGGCCCATGTGGCCAGCCTGCGCTCGGAAGACCCCTACCGGAAGGTCGGCGCCGCCGCGCTCGATTTCGACAATCGCGTGATCGGCACCGCCTACAACGGCCTCGCCCCCGGGTTCGACGCGCCAGAGGGGTTCTGGGACGACCGCGAGGCGCGGCAGAAGTTCATGCTCCACGCGGAGATCAACCTGTGCAGCCTGTTCCGCCGCGGCGAGGCGAAGATCGTGGCCACCACCACGATGCCCTGCACCGCCTGCATGCAGACGCTGTGCGCCTATGGCATCAAGGAGATCTATTACCGTGAGGCCTACCATGCCTCCGATGCCCCGCTGATCGCCGAGCTTTACGGCATCAAGCTGGTGCAGGTCACTGACTATCCGCTGGGGTAA
- the rarD gene encoding EamA family transporter RarD — translation MDRTRSGVFAALIAFFLWGVLPVFWKHLAFLPPVSIVAQRTLWSLLLLLPLVVFSKQRGEFFNGLRQPRAYGWHALSGLMLSSNWLLYVWATLHDHVIEVALGYYLNPFLNMLFGTLWFSERHNRWQLAAIGLALVGLCLQIPAVNGFPWITLIIALTFALYAVVRKVAPLGSLSGLTLETLLLAPIALGWLVWHSPSLPESFGGTWPHAWLVIASGAATATPLFFFGYATRTIRLTTLGVLQFLAPTLQFLIGWQVYHEPMSPVRLASFSFVWLAIAVYALDAWRGNAGRVKG, via the coding sequence GTGGACCGCACCCGCTCCGGAGTTTTCGCCGCCCTGATCGCGTTTTTCCTGTGGGGCGTGCTGCCGGTGTTCTGGAAACACCTGGCCTTCCTGCCGCCGGTCTCGATCGTGGCCCAGCGCACGCTCTGGTCGCTGCTGCTCCTGCTGCCGCTGGTGGTGTTTTCAAAGCAGAGGGGCGAGTTTTTCAACGGGCTGCGGCAACCACGGGCCTACGGCTGGCACGCGCTCTCCGGCCTGATGCTGTCGTCGAACTGGTTGCTCTACGTCTGGGCGACCCTCCACGACCACGTGATCGAGGTGGCGCTCGGCTATTACCTCAATCCGTTCCTGAACATGCTCTTCGGCACGCTCTGGTTCAGCGAGCGGCACAACCGCTGGCAGCTCGCCGCGATCGGGCTGGCGCTGGTCGGCCTGTGCCTCCAGATCCCGGCGGTGAATGGGTTCCCGTGGATCACGCTGATCATCGCGCTCACCTTCGCCCTCTACGCGGTGGTGAGGAAGGTCGCGCCGCTGGGTTCGTTGAGCGGCCTCACCTTGGAAACGCTGCTGCTGGCCCCGATCGCGCTGGGCTGGCTGGTGTGGCACTCGCCCTCCCTGCCGGAGTCCTTCGGCGGCACCTGGCCGCACGCGTGGCTGGTGATCGCCTCCGGGGCTGCCACCGCCACGCCGTTGTTCTTCTTCGGCTACGCCACCCGGACGATCCGGCTCACCACGCTGGGTGTGCTCCAGTTCCTCGCGCCGACGCTGCAATTCCTGATCGGCTGGCAGGTCTACCACGAACCGATGTCCCCGGTGCGGCTGGCCTCGTTCAGCTTCGTGTGGCTGGCGATCGCGGTGTATGCCCTCGATGCGTGGCGGGGGAATGCGGGCCGGGTGAAGGGGTGA
- a CDS encoding DUF6250 domain-containing protein, with the protein MNRLAACIGLALTAAGYGQEEPAKPVTQPEPTTDLSLWAIEQMSGGSVTVHGDALEIIDEGGCTVWYRAPLAAPVEITCDVTVVSKGGPTDRVSDVNVFWMAKDPREPADEPPFSDKHRRSGKFPEYNSLLTYYVGMGGNNNTTTRFRRYDGSAERPLLPEHDLKAPLLTANTTYHLRLVARDGTAEFWSNGARVFQFKDPAPLQRGWFALRTVKSHLLVRNLRIEQRNR; encoded by the coding sequence ATGAATCGCCTCGCCGCTTGCATCGGCCTCGCCCTCACTGCGGCGGGATACGGCCAGGAAGAACCGGCGAAACCGGTCACCCAACCCGAGCCCACCACCGACCTCTCGCTCTGGGCCATCGAGCAGATGTCCGGTGGCAGCGTCACGGTCCACGGCGATGCCTTGGAGATCATCGACGAGGGTGGCTGCACGGTGTGGTATCGCGCGCCGCTCGCCGCCCCGGTGGAGATCACCTGTGACGTCACCGTCGTTTCGAAAGGCGGGCCCACCGACCGGGTGTCCGATGTGAACGTGTTCTGGATGGCCAAGGATCCGCGCGAACCCGCCGACGAGCCGCCGTTTTCCGACAAGCACCGCCGCAGCGGGAAGTTCCCCGAATACAACTCGCTGCTCACCTACTACGTGGGCATGGGCGGGAACAACAACACGACCACCCGCTTCCGCCGCTACGATGGCTCCGCCGAGCGGCCGCTGCTGCCGGAGCACGACCTGAAAGCCCCTCTGCTCACCGCCAACACGACCTACCATCTCCGCCTGGTGGCGCGGGACGGCACGGCGGAGTTCTGGAGCAATGGCGCGCGCGTGTTCCAGTTCAAGGACCCCGCGCCGCTGCAGCGCGGCTGGTTCGCCCTGCGCACGGTGAAGAGCCACCTGCTGGTGCGGAATCTCAGGATCGAGCAGCGGAATCGTTAA
- the tmk gene encoding dTMP kinase, with amino-acid sequence MFIVIEGIDGTGKSTQAARLAEWLREQGREVVLDFEPTRGPHGMKLRESFTAGRLPAEEELALFLADREEHVAQVIAPSLAVGKVVILDRYYFSNMAYQGAIGFDPQEIRRRNEAFAPVPDLLFILDLDTDTALARIGGRGDETNEFEKREDLERCRGIFLSLQNEPFVRVIDASRSMDDVQEQLRRAVPAV; translated from the coding sequence ATGTTCATCGTCATCGAAGGCATCGACGGCACCGGGAAATCGACGCAGGCCGCGCGGCTGGCGGAATGGCTCCGGGAGCAGGGACGCGAGGTGGTGCTCGATTTCGAGCCGACCCGCGGCCCGCACGGCATGAAACTGCGGGAGAGCTTCACCGCCGGGCGGCTGCCCGCGGAGGAGGAGCTGGCGCTGTTCCTCGCCGACCGCGAGGAGCACGTCGCCCAGGTCATCGCGCCCTCCCTGGCGGTGGGCAAGGTGGTGATCCTGGACCGCTACTACTTCTCGAACATGGCCTACCAGGGCGCGATCGGTTTCGATCCGCAGGAAATCCGCCGCCGCAACGAGGCCTTCGCGCCGGTGCCGGACCTGCTCTTCATCCTCGATCTCGACACCGACACCGCGCTGGCCCGCATCGGCGGCCGCGGCGATGAAACGAACGAATTCGAAAAGCGCGAGGACCTCGAGCGCTGCCGCGGGATCTTCCTCTCGCTCCAGAACGAGCCCTTCGTGCGGGTCATCGACGCCTCGCGGTCGATGGACGACGTGCAGGAACAGCTCCGCCGCGCGGTGCCAGCAGTCTGA
- a CDS encoding carboxypeptidase M32, with product MKLFDLARERALINSTAATLGWDQETYLPDSAHPYRAAQLSWLTAKAHTLATSDEWKRALEEAEASDAGGDVTLTANLREMRRQFDRATKLPVELVARESEATSMGKHAWASARQASDFATFAPHLQTLLDIAREKADRWGYESEPYDVLLDTYERGSTAAKISALFEVLRPQLINIGKLAVANSEARGAKLPAGPYPIEAQMKFNATVAESLGFDFNAGRIDTTTHPFCTTLGPKDVRLTTRYDLEDFTSSLFGVMHEAGHGLYEQGLPEGDVGLPSGDSVSLGIHESQSRLWENHVGRSQAFWERWFPYAVECFPQLGALSLDDFLAAIRRAEKSFIRVEADEATYDLHILLRFGLERRMMSGELAVKDIPAAWNEAFEESFGMTPPDDRNGCLQDIHWSMGGLGYFSTYTLGNLNAAQLFAAATADPAVAAGLAKAEYKPLLGWLRKHVHAHGGTYDPAVLVEKATGAPPSADAHLSHLFARYCAAAI from the coding sequence GTGAAACTTTTCGACCTCGCACGCGAACGCGCGCTGATCAACTCCACCGCCGCCACGCTCGGCTGGGACCAGGAGACCTACCTGCCGGACTCCGCCCATCCCTACCGCGCCGCCCAGCTTTCCTGGCTCACGGCGAAGGCCCACACGCTGGCCACCTCCGACGAGTGGAAGCGCGCGCTGGAGGAGGCCGAGGCGTCCGACGCGGGTGGCGACGTGACCCTCACCGCGAACCTGCGCGAGATGCGCCGCCAGTTCGACCGCGCCACCAAGCTGCCGGTGGAACTCGTGGCCCGTGAATCCGAGGCGACCTCGATGGGCAAGCACGCGTGGGCGTCCGCCCGCCAGGCCTCCGATTTCGCCACCTTCGCCCCGCACCTCCAGACGCTGCTGGACATCGCCCGCGAGAAGGCGGACCGCTGGGGCTACGAGTCCGAGCCCTACGACGTGCTGCTGGACACCTACGAGCGCGGCAGCACCGCGGCGAAGATCTCCGCCCTGTTCGAAGTACTACGCCCGCAGTTGATCAACATCGGCAAGCTGGCGGTGGCGAACTCCGAGGCACGCGGCGCGAAGCTGCCCGCGGGACCCTACCCGATCGAGGCGCAGATGAAGTTCAACGCCACGGTGGCGGAATCGCTCGGCTTCGACTTCAACGCCGGCCGGATCGACACCACCACCCACCCGTTCTGCACCACGCTCGGCCCGAAGGACGTGCGCCTCACCACCCGCTACGACTTGGAGGACTTCACCTCGTCCCTCTTCGGCGTGATGCACGAGGCCGGCCACGGGCTCTACGAGCAGGGCCTGCCCGAGGGCGATGTCGGCCTGCCGTCCGGCGACTCGGTTTCGCTCGGCATCCATGAATCGCAATCGCGGCTGTGGGAAAACCACGTCGGCCGCTCGCAGGCGTTCTGGGAGCGCTGGTTCCCGTATGCCGTGGAGTGCTTCCCGCAGCTCGGCGCGCTCAGCCTCGATGATTTCCTCGCCGCAATCCGCCGCGCCGAGAAGTCCTTCATCCGCGTGGAAGCGGACGAAGCGACCTACGACCTGCACATCCTGCTGCGCTTCGGCCTGGAGCGCCGGATGATGTCCGGCGAGCTGGCGGTGAAGGACATCCCGGCGGCGTGGAACGAGGCCTTCGAGGAATCCTTCGGCATGACCCCGCCGGACGACCGCAACGGCTGCCTCCAGGACATCCATTGGTCGATGGGCGGCCTCGGCTACTTCTCCACCTACACGCTCGGCAACCTCAACGCCGCCCAGCTTTTCGCCGCCGCCACGGCCGATCCGGCCGTGGCCGCCGGACTGGCGAAGGCGGAGTACAAGCCGCTGCTCGGCTGGCTGCGGAAGCACGTCCACGCCCACGGCGGCACCTACGATCCGGCGGTGCTCGTCGAGAAGGCCACCGGCGCGCCGCCGTCCGCGGACGCGCACCTGTCCCACCTCTTCGCCCGCTACTGCGCCGCCGCCATCTGA